A genomic segment from Malaclemys terrapin pileata isolate rMalTer1 chromosome 1, rMalTer1.hap1, whole genome shotgun sequence encodes:
- the MCHR1 gene encoding melanin-concentrating hormone receptor 1 translates to MYLLPLELNICNSSEPEVPLTSTKWPRLQSISYTSIIMPSVFGIICLFGIAGNSMVIFTVVKKSKFHGCHNVPDIFIINLSVVDLLFLLGMPFMIHQLMGNGIWHFGETMCALITAMDANSQFTSTYILTAMSIDRYLATVHPISSSRFRKPFVTTLVICLLWGFSFISITPVWLYARLIPFPGATVGCGICLPNPETDRYWFTLYQFFLAFALPFVVIVAAYAQILRHMKSSVAPASQCSVRLRLRRVRRIAIAICLVFFICWSPYHLLQLIQLSISHPSLIFYYTYNAAISLGYANSCLNPFVYIGLCETFRKYSVLSITPMAQE, encoded by the coding sequence aGTGGCCACGACTGCAGAGCATTTCTTATACCAGCATCATCATGCCCTCTGTGTTTGGCATCATCTGTCTCTTTGGCATTGCTGGCAACTCTATGGTCATCTTTACAGTGGTGAAGAAATCCAAGTTCCATGGGTGCCACAATGTCCCAGACATCTTCATCATCAATCTCTCGGTAGTGGACCTCCTTTTCCTCTTGGGCATGCCATTCATGATCCACCAACTCATGGGCAATGGAATCTGGCACTTTGGTGAGACCATGTGCGCACTCATCACTGCCATGGATGCCAACAGCCAGTTCACCAGCACTTATATTCTTACTGCTATGTCCATAGACCGATATTTGGCCACGGTTCACCCCATTTCCTCTTCAAGATTCAGGAAGCCCTTTGTCACTACCTTGGTGATCTGCCTCCTCTGGGGATTCTCATTCATCAGCATTACTCCAGTATGGCTCTATGCCAGGCTCATTCCATTCCCTGGTGCTACTGTGGGCTGTGGCATCTGCCTCCCCAATCCAGAGACTGACCGGTACTGGTTCACTTTGTACCAATTCTTCCTGGCCTTCGCTCTTCCCTTTGTAGTTATTGTTGCCGCATATGCACAGATACTTCGACACATGAAGTCCTCTGTAGCCCCGGCTAGCCAATGCAGTGTCCGGCTGAGGTTGAGAAGAGTGAGACGGATTGCCATTGCTATATGCCTGGTCTTCTTTATCTGTTGGTCACCATATCACTTGCTACAGTTGATACAGCTGTCTATCAGTCACCCAAGTCTTATCTTCTATTACACATATAATGCAGCCATCAGCCTAGGCTATGCGAACAGTTGCCTCAACCCCTTTGTGTACATTGGGCTGTGTGAAACTTTTCGCAAATACTCGGTTCTCTCTATCACTCCAATGGCACAGGAGTAG